In Cervus elaphus chromosome 5, mCerEla1.1, whole genome shotgun sequence, the following proteins share a genomic window:
- the VEZF1 gene encoding vascular endothelial zinc finger 1 isoform X8, with product MAAHEASHHQQQAAQNSLLPLLSSAVEPPDQKPLLPIPITQKPQAAPETLKDAIGIKKEKPKTSFVCTYCSKAFRDSYHLRRHESCHTGIKLVSRPKKTPTTVVPLISTIAGDSSRTSLVSTIAGILSTVTTSSSGTNPSSSASSTAMPVTQSVKKPSKPVKKNHACEMCGKAFRDVYHLNRHKLSHSDEKPFECPICNQRFKRKDRMTYHVRSHEGGITKPYTCSVCGKGFSRPDHLSCHVKHVHSTERPFKCQTCTAAFATKDRLRTHMVRHEGKVSCNICGKLLSAAYITSHLKTHGQSQSINCNTCKQGISKTCMSEETSNQKQQQQQQQQQQQHVTSWPGKQVETLRLWEEAVKARKKEAANLCQTSTAATTPVTLTTPFNITSSVSSGTMSNPVTVAAAMSMRSPVNVSSAVNITSPMNIGHPVTITSPLSMTSPLTLTTPVNLPTPVTAPVNIAHPVTITSPMNLPTPMTLAAPLNIAMRPVESMPFLPQALPTSPPW from the exons ATGGCA GCCCATGAAGCCTCCCATCATCAGCAGCAGGCAGCACAGAACAGTTTGCTGCCCCTTCTGAGCTCTGCTGTGGAGCCCCCTGATCAGAAACCATTGCTTCCAATACCGATAACTCAGAAACCTCAGGCTGCTCCAGAAACATTAAAGGATGCCATTGGGATTAAGAAAGAAAAGCCCAAAACTTCCTTTGTGTGCACTTACTGCAGTAAAGCTTTCAGGGACAGCTATCACCTGAGGCGGCACGAGTCCTGCCACACAGGCATCAAGCTGGTGTCCCGGCCAAAGAAAACCCCCACCACGGTGGTTCCCCTCATCTCCACCATCGCTGGGGACAGCAGCCGAACTTCGCTGGTCTCCACCATTGCAGGCATCTTGTCCACAGTCACTACATCTTCCTCGGGCACCAACCCCAGCAGCAGTGCCAGCAGCACAGCTATGCCCGTGACCCAGTCTGTCAAGAAACCCAGTAAGCCTGTCAAGAAGAACCACGCGTGTGAGATGTGTGGGAAGGCCTTCCGAGATGTGTACCACCTCAACCGGCACAAGCTCTCCCATTCGGACGAAAAGCCCTTCGAGTGTCCTATTTGCAATCAGCGCTTCAAGAGGAAGGACCGCATGACTTACCACGTGAGGTCTCACGAAGGAGGCATCACCAAACCCTATACTTGCAGTGTTTGTGGGAAAGGCTTCTCGAG GCCTGACCACTTAAGCTGTCACGTAAAACATGTCCATTCAACAGAAAGACCCTTCAAATGCCAA ACATGCACTGCTGCCTTTGCCACCAAAGACAGACTGCGGACACACATGGTGCGCCACGAAGGCAAGGTGTCCTGTAACATCTGCGGGAAGCTCCTGAGCGCAGCGTACATCACCAGCCACTTAAAGACGCATGGGCAGAGCCAGAGTATCAACTGCAACACGTGCAAGCAGGGCATCAGCAAAA CGTGCATGAGTGAAGAGACCAGCaaccagaagcagcagcagcagcagcagcagcagcagcagcagcatgtgacaAGCTGGCCAGGGAAGCAGGTAGAGACATTGAGACTGTGGGAAGAAGCTGTCAAAGCAAGAAAGAAAG AAGCTGCTAACCTGTGCCAAACCTCCACGGCTGCTACGACACCTGTGACTCTCACTACTCCATTCAATATAACGTCCTCTGTGTCGTCTGGGACTATGTCAAACCCAGTCACAGTGGCAGCTGCAATGAGCATGAGGAGTCCAGTAAATGTTTCAAGTGCAGTTAACATAACCAGCCCAATGAACATAGGGCATCCTGTGACTATAACCAGTCCATTATCCATGACCTCTCCTTTAACACTCACTACCCCCGTCAACCTGCCCACCCCCGTCACTGCCCCAGTGAATATAGCACACCCTGTCACGATCACGTCTCCAATGAACCTGCCCACACCTATGACGTTAGCTGCCCCTCTCAATATAGCAATGAGACCTGTAGAGAGCATGCCTTTCTTACCCCAAGCTTTGCCTACATCACCACCTTGGTAA